The following proteins are encoded in a genomic region of Nitrospiraceae bacterium:
- the rbfA gene encoding 30S ribosome-binding factor RbfA gives MTKAGYKRADRVADQIRMEVADILMRKIKDPRVRSVTVTDVELTNNLRIARVFVTAMGTKSEEREIFSGLAKASGFVRSELGRRLTLRYLPEIVFVKDVSGPRGDRVLRLLDELQSKDEGAIGSSTGHTGST, from the coding sequence ATGACGAAGGCAGGCTACAAGCGGGCCGATCGTGTGGCGGATCAAATTCGCATGGAGGTGGCAGACATCCTCATGCGGAAGATCAAGGACCCGCGAGTCCGGTCGGTCACGGTCACCGACGTCGAGTTAACGAACAATTTACGCATCGCCCGCGTGTTTGTAACCGCGATGGGGACTAAATCTGAAGAGCGTGAGATCTTTTCCGGACTTGCTAAGGCAAGCGGGTTTGTCCGTAGCGAACTGGGTCGGCGGCTGACGCTCCGTTATCTGCCAGAAATCGTCTTCGTGAAGGACGTGAGTGGGCCGCGAGGCGATCGAGTTTTGCGGCTCTTGGACGAGTTGCAGAGTAAAGATGAAGGGGCAATCGGGTCGTCAACCGGACATACCGGATCGACGTAG
- a CDS encoding DUF503 domain-containing protein — protein MSIIVGLCTVELFIPSSQSLKNKRQVLLSLKDRLRDRFNLSVAEVGEQDLWQKVVLGLACVANETRHVHQVLEQALNVIRATPAVEIVQSRIDVL, from the coding sequence GTGAGTATCATCGTCGGACTCTGTACGGTTGAGTTGTTCATCCCGAGCAGTCAGTCTTTGAAGAACAAGCGCCAAGTACTTTTGAGTCTCAAAGATCGACTACGCGACAGGTTCAATCTGTCGGTTGCCGAGGTCGGCGAACAGGATTTGTGGCAGAAGGTAGTACTCGGACTTGCGTGTGTCGCGAACGAAACACGGCACGTTCATCAAGTATTGGAGCAAGCGTTGAACGTAATTCGCGCGACCCCGGCGGTGGAGATTGTCCAGTCCCGGATTGATGTGTTGTGA